A portion of the Brockia lithotrophica genome contains these proteins:
- a CDS encoding Flagellar motor switch protein FliN, with protein sequence MEEPRLPFDNPPPSAGAGPLPSSEGSQAEDLVRELEGGLSALEQDAVGEIGNIAFGTAATTLSTLLGQKVEITTPNVRLLKKDVLAQEFPYPHVGITVDYTEGLRGKNVFVLRVSDALVISSLMLGEGPKFEGELDELRLSAVQEAMNQMMGSAATSMATLFGRRVNISPTTLKLQMIPPEGEALSDLPNGTLVVVSFRLKIGTLVDSSFVQLIPLSFAKEMTRALFESHGDEPPSELPPSVAKETASFPPSPIASGKGLSPSQGEGGVGGTVHKAGTGSSPSEGAGGAPAGTAGHSPSSEPGRVASAGGQVVVRPVEFAPLEGGVEEGDVDERNLGLLYDVELEVTVELGRTRRRVRDILAFRPGSIVELDKLAGEPVDIYVNNKHIARGEVVVIDENFGVRITELVGKLERVR encoded by the coding sequence GTGGAAGAACCTCGCCTTCCGTTCGACAATCCCCCCCCGTCCGCCGGCGCGGGCCCGCTGCCCTCTTCCGAAGGTTCGCAGGCGGAAGACTTGGTACGGGAGCTCGAGGGCGGACTTTCGGCCCTCGAACAGGATGCCGTAGGGGAAATCGGCAACATCGCCTTCGGCACGGCGGCGACGACGCTTTCTACGCTCCTCGGGCAGAAGGTGGAGATTACGACGCCGAACGTGCGCCTTCTCAAAAAGGACGTGCTCGCGCAGGAATTTCCCTACCCCCACGTCGGGATCACGGTGGACTACACCGAGGGGCTGCGGGGGAAAAACGTCTTCGTCCTCCGCGTGTCCGACGCCCTCGTGATCTCTTCCCTCATGTTGGGGGAGGGGCCCAAATTCGAGGGAGAGCTCGACGAGCTTCGCCTGAGCGCCGTGCAGGAAGCGATGAACCAGATGATGGGGTCGGCCGCAACGTCCATGGCCACGCTCTTCGGGCGCCGCGTGAACATCTCGCCGACGACCCTGAAGCTTCAGATGATCCCCCCCGAGGGCGAGGCGCTCTCCGACCTTCCCAACGGCACGCTCGTCGTCGTCTCCTTTCGCCTGAAAATCGGCACGCTCGTGGATTCTTCCTTCGTACAGCTCATCCCTCTGAGCTTCGCGAAGGAGATGACGCGCGCCCTCTTCGAATCCCACGGGGATGAGCCTCCGTCGGAGCTTCCCCCTTCGGTTGCGAAGGAGACCGCCTCTTTTCCTCCTTCGCCTATCGCGTCGGGAAAGGGGCTTTCCCCGTCCCAAGGGGAGGGAGGGGTTGGCGGAACCGTCCACAAAGCGGGAACGGGGTCTTCCCCGTCGGAAGGGGCGGGAGGTGCGCCGGCGGGGACGGCGGGACATTCCCCCTCTTCCGAACCCGGGCGGGTCGCTTCCGCGGGCGGGCAGGTGGTCGTCCGGCCGGTGGAATTTGCCCCCCTCGAGGGAGGGGTCGAGGAGGGAGACGTCGACGAGCGCAACCTGGGTCTTCTCTACGACGTGGAGCTGGAGGTCACCGTAGAACTCGGGCGAACGCGGCGCCGCGTTCGGGACATCCTCGCCTTTCGCCCCGGTTCCATCGTGGAGCTGGACAAGCTCGCCGGCGAACCCGTCGACATCTACGTGAACAACAAGCACATCGCCCGCGGCGAGGTCGTCGTGATCGACGAAAACTTCGGCGTCCGGATCACGGAGCTCGTGGGGAAGCTCGAGCGCG
- a CDS encoding Flagellar motor switch protein FliM produces the protein MEEVLSQAEIDELLKSLTSGGPPQPPASETRKERVRPYDFKRALRLSKEQLRSLNRLNEHFARLLSTAFSAALRTYVHVALAAADQVPFEEYVLSAPKFTVVGVFTASPLKGRFLVEFSPTMAFSMLDRYLGGPGLAEVKESGLTEIETRILEMLFQHTGENFREAWQSLADLDVRHEAIETNPQFLQIASPNDIVVVFSFQVKVGETTTVMNVVLPHFMLEPLMPKLSARHMLEGFQEGDDQRPSEEIKARLAWTWVPIRVILGQTALRFADVLRLEVGDVIRLGTRIDEPLIVKLGDRDAFVGRPGISRGRVAVRIEGILPREE, from the coding sequence GTGGAAGAAGTCCTCTCGCAGGCAGAGATCGACGAACTTCTCAAATCGCTTACTTCCGGTGGACCCCCGCAACCGCCGGCTTCGGAAACGCGCAAGGAGCGCGTGCGTCCCTACGACTTCAAGCGCGCGCTCCGCCTCTCCAAAGAGCAACTCCGCTCGCTCAACCGCCTCAACGAGCACTTTGCGCGCCTCCTTTCGACGGCGTTTTCCGCGGCGTTGCGGACGTACGTCCACGTCGCCTTGGCCGCCGCCGACCAGGTGCCCTTCGAAGAGTACGTCCTCTCCGCGCCTAAGTTTACGGTCGTGGGGGTGTTCACCGCCTCCCCCCTCAAAGGGCGGTTTCTCGTCGAGTTTTCGCCGACGATGGCTTTCAGCATGCTCGACCGCTACCTCGGAGGTCCGGGCCTCGCGGAGGTAAAGGAATCGGGTCTCACGGAGATCGAGACGCGGATCCTCGAGATGCTCTTTCAACATACGGGGGAGAACTTTCGGGAAGCTTGGCAGAGCCTGGCGGATCTCGACGTTCGCCACGAGGCGATCGAGACAAATCCTCAGTTTCTCCAGATCGCCTCGCCCAACGACATCGTCGTCGTGTTTTCCTTCCAGGTCAAGGTCGGGGAGACCACAACGGTGATGAACGTCGTCCTCCCCCACTTCATGCTCGAACCGCTCATGCCCAAACTTTCCGCCCGACACATGCTGGAAGGGTTTCAGGAGGGCGACGATCAACGTCCGAGCGAGGAAATCAAGGCGCGCCTTGCGTGGACGTGGGTTCCCATCCGTGTGATCCTCGGGCAGACGGCGCTCCGGTTTGCCGACGTCCTCCGGCTGGAGGTCGGGGACGTGATTCGCCTCGGAACGCGAATCGACGAGCCGCTCATCGTGAAGCTCGGCGACCGCGATGCCTTCGTCGGACGTCCCGGGATCTCCCGCGGACGAGTGGCCGTGCGCATCGAAGGGATTCTCCCGAGGGAGGAGTGA
- a CDS encoding Flagellar biosynthesis protein FliL produces MNRKQLVSLSVGFVLALVLIAAAIVFVGKVLLAPAQESPTAAQDRPKVAPADYAKYSVESGDITTDLKDNHYVVVNFTIVADSAQAQDFLKKNLFLVQREILGVLSECEAEEFKTDDGLRSVEERVAQRLDSVVEGGHVVKVFATKKIVQ; encoded by the coding sequence GTGAACCGCAAGCAACTCGTCTCTTTGAGCGTGGGGTTCGTCTTGGCCCTCGTACTCATCGCCGCGGCGATCGTCTTCGTCGGCAAGGTCCTCCTCGCCCCGGCCCAAGAATCGCCGACCGCCGCTCAAGATCGTCCGAAGGTGGCTCCCGCCGACTACGCGAAGTACTCCGTAGAGTCCGGCGACATCACCACCGACCTCAAGGACAACCACTACGTCGTCGTAAACTTCACGATCGTCGCCGACTCGGCGCAGGCGCAGGACTTCCTCAAGAAAAACCTCTTCCTCGTCCAGCGAGAGATCCTCGGCGTCCTGAGCGAGTGTGAGGCGGAAGAGTTCAAGACCGACGACGGATTACGCTCCGTAGAGGAGCGCGTCGCCCAACGCCTGGACAGCGTGGTGGAAGGCGGACACGTCGTCAAGGTGTTCGCGACGAAGAAGATCGTCCAGTGA
- a CDS encoding Flagellar hook protein FlgE, with translation MLRSLYSGISGLRSFQTKLDVVANNIANVNTYGFKASRTTFADLMSQTLVGAAQPQANRGGANPVQIGLGVRVASTDLLMTQGNLQFTGVTLDLAVDGNGFFAVEKEGERLLTRSGNFSLDANGNVVTAGGAFLLDVNGNRIQIPPDAESFSVDLGGTVRAVVGGAVQEVATIGLVQVPNPQGLEKVGDNMYRLTANATPTPATPNLGAPGTGGRGLVRSGYLEMSNVDLAQEFTEMIIAQRGFQANARITTTSDEVLQELVNLKR, from the coding sequence ATGCTTCGTTCGCTCTACAGCGGGATTTCCGGGCTTCGGAGCTTCCAAACGAAACTCGACGTCGTGGCGAACAACATCGCCAACGTAAACACGTACGGCTTCAAGGCGAGCCGCACGACCTTTGCCGACCTCATGAGCCAAACGCTCGTGGGCGCCGCCCAACCGCAGGCGAACCGGGGCGGGGCAAATCCCGTACAGATCGGCCTCGGCGTACGCGTCGCCTCAACGGACCTCCTCATGACTCAGGGGAACCTGCAGTTCACGGGCGTAACCCTCGACCTCGCCGTGGACGGCAACGGGTTTTTCGCCGTGGAAAAGGAGGGGGAACGGCTCCTTACGCGTTCCGGCAACTTCTCCCTCGACGCGAACGGCAACGTGGTCACCGCCGGCGGCGCCTTCCTCCTCGACGTGAACGGCAACCGGATTCAGATTCCGCCGGATGCGGAAAGCTTCTCGGTAGACCTCGGAGGGACCGTCCGGGCGGTGGTAGGCGGTGCCGTCCAAGAGGTGGCCACGATCGGGCTCGTTCAGGTGCCCAACCCCCAAGGACTGGAAAAGGTAGGCGACAACATGTACCGCCTTACGGCAAACGCGACGCCCACCCCCGCCACCCCCAACCTTGGAGCGCCGGGTACCGGCGGCCGCGGCCTCGTGCGCTCCGGCTACCTCGAGATGTCCAACGTCGACCTCGCCCAGGAGTTCACGGAGATGATCATCGCCCAGCGGGGGTTCCAGGCCAACGCCCGAATCACCACCACGTCCGACGAAGTCCTCCAGGAACTCGTGAACTTGAAGCGTTGA
- a CDS encoding Flagellum-specific ATP synthase FliI, producing the protein MDHLLFGDLREAVRRVDPVELVGRVTRAVGLMVESIGPDVRLGETVRIVSDDGEVLAEVVGFEGERVRLMPLGEVGAIAPGARVHALRRPYAVEVGANLLGRVLDGLGRPIDGLGFRPPFVRLRLVREPPRPLERPPIAEPLPVGVRAIDGLLTVGRGQRVGIFAGSGVGKSTLLGMIARGTTADVTVIGLIGERGREVREFLERDLGPEGLARAVVVAVTSDEPPLLRLKGAYLATAIAEHFRDQGKDVLLLLDSVTRVAMAAREVGLAAGEPPTTKGYPPSVFALLPRLMERAGTAPRGSITAFYTVLVEGDDLADPVADHARSILDGHIVLSRSLAQKGHFPAIDVLASTSRLMHTLVSPEHRLLAARLRRLLAVYREHEDLVHIGAYRAGQNPDLDESLAYLSRIERYLVQDREAPTTFSAAEEGLREVFTDPS; encoded by the coding sequence ATGGACCACCTGCTGTTCGGGGACTTGCGCGAAGCCGTGCGCCGCGTCGATCCCGTGGAACTCGTCGGGCGGGTGACGAGGGCCGTCGGTCTCATGGTGGAATCCATCGGTCCGGATGTGCGTCTGGGGGAGACCGTGCGCATCGTCTCCGACGACGGCGAAGTCCTCGCGGAGGTCGTGGGGTTCGAAGGAGAGCGCGTTCGTCTCATGCCTCTAGGGGAAGTTGGGGCGATTGCCCCGGGTGCGCGCGTGCACGCCTTGCGGCGCCCGTACGCCGTGGAGGTGGGGGCAAACCTGCTTGGCCGCGTACTCGACGGGCTAGGACGTCCCATAGACGGCCTCGGATTTCGCCCGCCGTTCGTCCGCCTGCGCCTCGTCCGCGAACCTCCCCGGCCTCTCGAAAGGCCGCCGATCGCGGAGCCCCTCCCGGTAGGGGTTCGGGCCATCGACGGGCTCCTCACCGTGGGGCGCGGGCAGCGCGTGGGGATCTTCGCCGGGAGCGGGGTGGGGAAGAGCACGCTCCTGGGAATGATCGCCCGGGGGACGACGGCGGATGTGACGGTCATCGGACTCATCGGCGAGCGGGGCCGGGAAGTTCGGGAATTTCTCGAGCGGGACCTCGGTCCCGAGGGTCTGGCGCGCGCCGTCGTCGTCGCGGTGACCTCCGACGAGCCGCCCCTCCTCCGCCTCAAGGGGGCCTATCTCGCCACGGCCATCGCCGAACACTTTCGCGATCAGGGGAAGGACGTCCTCCTCCTCCTCGACTCGGTGACGCGCGTGGCCATGGCGGCGCGCGAAGTCGGGCTTGCCGCGGGCGAGCCGCCCACCACGAAGGGTTATCCGCCCTCGGTGTTCGCCCTCCTCCCGAGGCTCATGGAACGGGCGGGTACGGCACCACGGGGCTCGATCACCGCCTTCTACACCGTCCTCGTGGAGGGCGACGACCTCGCCGATCCCGTAGCCGATCACGCCCGGAGCATCTTGGACGGGCACATCGTCCTCAGCCGCTCCCTCGCGCAAAAGGGACACTTTCCCGCGATCGACGTCCTGGCGAGCACGAGTCGCCTCATGCACACCCTCGTGTCGCCGGAGCACCGGCTCTTGGCCGCGCGCCTTCGCCGGCTTCTCGCCGTCTACCGGGAACACGAAGACCTCGTGCACATCGGGGCGTACCGGGCGGGGCAAAACCCGGACCTCGACGAGAGTTTGGCCTACCTTTCTCGCATCGAGCGCTACCTCGTCCAGGACCGCGAGGCGCCGACGACGTTCTCCGCGGCCGAGGAGGGGCTGCGGGAGGTCTTTACCGACCCCTCGTAA
- a CDS encoding Flagellar assembly protein FliH, with the protein MSEATGLFKGPGVERAAPLRLALPAVLREAPADREPPSPEAVGGARLESLLRKRALLERERLLREAREALAREEAERRRAWEEEARRLRDEARREGYAAGYAEGNAAARREAEAALAERLAALEEAQEALLAERDAMRKALLREAEEAVFLLAETVVREALRDEERLVRYVRSQLRERLEGGHAVLFAAPEDFPVLRRLLAEEEASSDAVSRSRFELRIDPRLARGDFRLEVARGVYEGSVRAQVDRLLEAWKRYQEVGGEPVQEG; encoded by the coding sequence TTGAGTGAGGCGACGGGTCTCTTCAAGGGTCCTGGAGTCGAACGGGCGGCCCCCCTGCGCCTCGCCCTGCCGGCCGTCCTCCGCGAAGCCCCCGCGGATCGGGAACCGCCCTCTCCTGAAGCAGTCGGCGGTGCGCGCCTCGAGTCGCTCCTCCGGAAACGGGCGCTTCTCGAGCGAGAGCGACTCCTTCGCGAGGCGCGGGAGGCTTTGGCCCGCGAGGAAGCGGAGAGGCGGCGCGCTTGGGAGGAAGAGGCGCGCCGCCTACGGGACGAAGCCCGCCGGGAAGGGTACGCCGCCGGCTACGCAGAAGGAAACGCCGCAGCGCGCCGGGAGGCGGAGGCGGCGCTCGCCGAACGCCTCGCGGCGCTGGAGGAAGCCCAAGAGGCGCTTCTCGCCGAACGCGACGCAATGCGCAAAGCGCTCCTTCGCGAGGCGGAGGAGGCGGTGTTCCTCCTCGCGGAAACGGTCGTGCGGGAGGCACTTCGGGATGAGGAACGCCTCGTTCGCTACGTGCGGTCGCAGCTTCGCGAGCGTCTCGAAGGGGGGCACGCGGTCCTCTTCGCCGCCCCGGAGGACTTCCCCGTGCTGCGACGGCTCCTCGCCGAAGAAGAGGCTTCCTCAGACGCCGTCTCCCGCTCCCGCTTCGAGCTCCGCATCGATCCCCGTTTGGCCCGCGGGGATTTCCGACTCGAGGTCGCCCGCGGGGTGTACGAGGGGAGCGTCCGCGCGCAGGTGGACCGGCTCCTCGAGGCTTGGAAGCGTTACCAAGAAGTCGGCGGCGAACCCGTACAGGAGGGGTGA
- a CDS encoding Flagellar motor switch protein FliG gives MGGMPRSTKELTGKEKAAVLLIGLGPEVSAKVLRHLTDEEIEELTLEIAATRHVPSELRNQIIKEFHELVLAQTYIAEGGISYAREVLEKALGRDKAVDILKRLTSMLQVRPFDFLKQTDSMQLLHYLQEEHPQTIALVLSYLEPKQAAEILASLPPERQGDIAFRMATMRGASPEAIYEVERILEQKLASTGIADITQVGGVDAVVQILNLVDRSTERAILEQLETTDPELAEEIKKRMFVFEDIVLLDNRSIQKVIREVPQEDLVLALKGASEEVRQLLFRNMSQRMAESIREEMEYMGPVRLRDVEEAQGRIVGVIRRLEELGEIYVRRGGEDDLIE, from the coding sequence GTGGGAGGCATGCCCCGATCGACCAAGGAGCTCACGGGCAAGGAAAAGGCGGCGGTGCTCCTCATAGGTCTTGGTCCGGAGGTCTCGGCCAAGGTCCTTCGGCACCTCACAGACGAAGAAATCGAGGAGCTCACCCTCGAGATCGCCGCCACGCGGCACGTCCCTTCCGAACTCCGCAACCAGATCATCAAGGAGTTCCACGAGCTCGTCCTCGCGCAGACCTACATCGCGGAAGGCGGGATTTCCTACGCCCGCGAAGTGCTCGAAAAGGCGCTCGGTCGCGACAAGGCCGTGGACATCTTGAAGCGCCTCACCTCCATGCTCCAGGTGCGCCCCTTCGACTTCCTCAAGCAGACGGATTCCATGCAACTCCTCCACTACCTCCAAGAAGAGCATCCCCAGACGATCGCCCTCGTCCTTTCGTACTTGGAACCTAAGCAGGCGGCGGAAATCCTCGCCTCGCTTCCGCCCGAACGCCAAGGAGATATCGCCTTCCGCATGGCGACGATGCGCGGAGCGAGCCCGGAGGCGATTTACGAGGTGGAGCGGATTCTCGAGCAGAAGCTCGCCTCGACGGGGATCGCGGACATCACGCAGGTGGGCGGCGTGGACGCGGTCGTGCAAATCTTGAACCTCGTGGACCGCTCCACGGAGCGCGCGATCCTCGAACAGCTGGAGACGACGGACCCCGAACTCGCAGAGGAAATCAAGAAGCGAATGTTCGTGTTCGAGGACATCGTGCTCCTGGACAACCGCTCCATCCAAAAGGTGATCCGCGAAGTGCCGCAGGAAGACCTCGTCCTCGCCCTCAAAGGCGCGAGCGAAGAGGTGCGCCAGCTTCTCTTTCGCAACATGTCGCAGCGCATGGCGGAGAGCATCCGGGAGGAGATGGAGTACATGGGCCCCGTACGCCTCCGCGACGTAGAAGAAGCGCAGGGGCGCATCGTCGGGGTGATCCGCCGGCTCGAGGAACTGGGCGAGATTTACGTGCGGCGCGGAGGGGAGGATGATCTCATTGAGTGA
- a CDS encoding Flagellar M-ring protein FliF → MGEFGQSIRQIASRLVSWYRSLSRGARIVGIFGLIFFLLLLLYVLYVGNHVDYVPAYRNLSERETGEIAARLKELGVRYRITPDGRGIDVERDRATEVKVALAKEGIPHQGTISLEDLLKGSPFGYSEREFNALTREARQNALRNLLVRGIQGIRDAQVLLVEPEPSIWVSDVPQSASASVVLTLEPGVVLTPEQVRAIYHLIAHSVPNLPVENIALTDQSGRLLDPGDGVGGVDQMLAVRRRLEQETQQSIERLLAPMLAGRGEATVQVTLALDFSKEQREEQRVEPQGSGDTGVVLSRETQEETWRGAAPPAAGVPGVGANEPPTYQAQAEGGGGGEGSKRSERVNYEVTRIHQVREAQPFRVRSVAVNVAVGLPDPAAPEAQKLKEDIQAAVGQVAGALVDAPGGSAQATVLLYAQASRPEQAPGTAPGGWPGGAWVWAFGVGLLLLLGGGFLFLRRRRMGISVPPAPVAEVTPKEPAGSEEPLVLEVSDEERMLRQLARLAEERPKEFAQILRAWLKEEA, encoded by the coding sequence ATGGGAGAATTCGGACAAAGCATCCGGCAAATCGCGTCGCGGTTGGTGTCGTGGTACCGATCCCTTTCCCGAGGAGCGCGGATCGTCGGGATCTTCGGCCTTATCTTTTTCCTCCTCCTCCTTCTGTACGTCCTCTACGTCGGGAACCACGTGGACTACGTCCCCGCCTATCGAAACCTATCGGAGCGGGAAACCGGGGAAATCGCCGCCCGCCTCAAGGAACTCGGGGTGCGCTACCGCATCACCCCCGACGGTCGCGGGATCGACGTCGAGCGCGACCGGGCGACGGAAGTCAAGGTCGCCCTCGCCAAGGAGGGGATCCCCCATCAGGGGACGATCTCCCTCGAAGACCTCCTCAAGGGCTCTCCCTTTGGGTATTCCGAGCGCGAGTTCAACGCCCTCACGCGGGAAGCGCGGCAGAACGCCCTGCGCAACCTCCTCGTCCGGGGGATTCAAGGTATCCGCGACGCACAGGTGCTTCTCGTGGAACCGGAGCCGAGCATCTGGGTAAGCGACGTTCCCCAAAGCGCTTCGGCGTCCGTCGTCCTCACCCTCGAACCCGGGGTGGTCCTCACCCCGGAACAGGTGCGCGCCATCTACCACCTCATCGCCCACAGCGTTCCCAACCTCCCCGTGGAGAACATCGCCCTCACCGACCAAAGCGGCCGTCTCCTCGATCCCGGCGACGGGGTGGGAGGTGTGGACCAGATGCTCGCCGTGCGTCGCCGCCTCGAGCAGGAGACCCAGCAGAGCATCGAACGCCTCCTCGCGCCCATGCTCGCCGGCCGGGGAGAGGCCACCGTTCAGGTGACCTTGGCGCTCGATTTTTCCAAGGAGCAACGCGAGGAGCAACGCGTCGAACCCCAGGGTTCGGGCGATACCGGGGTGGTTCTGAGCCGGGAGACGCAAGAGGAGACGTGGAGGGGAGCGGCACCGCCTGCGGCGGGTGTGCCCGGGGTCGGCGCCAACGAACCTCCTACGTACCAGGCGCAGGCGGAGGGCGGCGGAGGCGGCGAAGGGTCAAAGCGCAGCGAACGCGTGAATTACGAAGTGACGCGCATTCACCAGGTCCGGGAAGCACAACCTTTCCGCGTTCGCAGCGTGGCGGTAAACGTCGCCGTCGGCCTCCCCGACCCCGCCGCGCCGGAAGCGCAGAAACTCAAGGAAGACATCCAGGCGGCGGTGGGACAAGTGGCAGGGGCCCTCGTGGACGCCCCGGGAGGTAGCGCACAGGCTACGGTACTCCTTTACGCTCAGGCGTCGCGTCCGGAGCAGGCGCCCGGCACCGCCCCCGGAGGTTGGCCGGGCGGTGCGTGGGTGTGGGCCTTCGGTGTAGGGCTCCTTCTCCTCCTCGGCGGGGGTTTCCTCTTCCTCCGCCGCCGGCGGATGGGGATTTCGGTGCCGCCGGCCCCCGTGGCGGAGGTCACCCCGAAAGAACCCGCGGGATCCGAAGAGCCGCTCGTCCTCGAGGTTTCCGACGAGGAGCGGATGCTTCGACAGCTCGCCCGCTTGGCCGAGGAGCGACCCAAGGAGTTCGCCCAGATCTTGCGCGCCTGGCTCAAGGAAGAAGCCTGA
- a CDS encoding Flagellar basal-body rod protein FlgC: MFLSSFRISGSAITAGRFRLDLIAENLANADSTRVDGREGPYRRKLAVFEALEGGSFADALADATSSLRGVHVRAVVEDPAPPKLVYDPEHPDAGADGYVRYPNVDAPKEMADLLAAQRYYELNANVLDASKSLVQRLLDLGRA, translated from the coding sequence GTGTTTCTCTCCTCGTTTCGCATCAGCGGGTCTGCGATTACGGCGGGGCGATTCCGCCTTGACCTCATCGCGGAAAACCTGGCCAACGCCGATTCGACGCGGGTAGACGGACGGGAAGGACCGTACCGGCGAAAGCTCGCCGTCTTCGAAGCGCTCGAAGGAGGGAGCTTTGCCGACGCATTGGCAGATGCTACGTCTTCTCTTCGGGGGGTGCACGTACGGGCGGTCGTAGAGGATCCCGCCCCGCCCAAGCTGGTCTACGATCCCGAGCACCCCGACGCGGGCGCGGACGGGTACGTGCGCTACCCCAACGTCGACGCACCCAAGGAAATGGCCGATCTCCTGGCAGCGCAAAGGTACTACGAGCTCAACGCAAACGTCCTCGACGCGTCCAAATCGTTGGTTCAGCGACTTCTCGACCTCGGCCGTGCCTAG
- a CDS encoding Flagellar basal-body rod protein FlgB, with product MSDALQRAVRVSFAVRDVAAHNLANADTPGFKRFSAVLAEVGRGAEDARPLEARRTDPRHLRFSGEEAGDSLPVRIVRDETTAARLNGNNVDVDAELVRLMDEQLRAYTLLGLLGQTYARYRDALRGL from the coding sequence GTGTCCGACGCCCTACAGCGCGCGGTTCGCGTTTCGTTTGCCGTGCGCGACGTCGCGGCGCACAACCTGGCAAATGCGGATACCCCGGGGTTTAAGCGGTTTTCCGCCGTGTTGGCGGAGGTGGGCCGCGGGGCGGAGGATGCGCGTCCCTTGGAGGCCCGGCGCACGGACCCGCGGCACCTTCGCTTTTCCGGAGAGGAGGCCGGGGATTCTCTCCCGGTGCGCATTGTCCGCGACGAGACCACGGCCGCGCGGCTAAACGGAAACAACGTGGACGTAGATGCGGAGCTCGTCCGCCTCATGGACGAACAGCTCCGCGCCTATACCCTCCTCGGTCTTCTCGGGCAGACGTACGCCCGCTACCGCGACGCCTTGCGCGGGTTGTAG
- a CDS encoding GTP-sensing transcriptional pleiotropic repressor codY — MSLLQKVRKINRLLQASAGSHVNFHEMAEVLRDTIEANVYILSRKGKVLGYSLHHEIENERMKEILSARRFPEWYNEELLKVTETRTNIPIEDVLTAFPVEMKDEFKDGLTTVVPIVGGGDRLGTLVLARLHREFTEDDLVLAEYGATVVGTEILRERAELLEQDARNRAIVQMAIGSLSYSELEAVEHIFEELGGTEGLLVASKIADRVGITRSVIVNALRKLESAGVIESRSLGMKGTYIKILNDKLLEELAKVRS, encoded by the coding sequence ATGAGCTTGCTGCAAAAGGTACGAAAGATCAACCGACTCCTTCAGGCGTCTGCAGGTTCGCACGTGAACTTTCACGAGATGGCGGAGGTCCTCCGGGATACGATCGAGGCCAACGTGTACATCTTGAGCCGCAAGGGGAAGGTGCTCGGGTACTCCTTGCACCACGAAATCGAAAACGAGCGGATGAAGGAAATTCTCTCCGCGCGCCGCTTCCCCGAGTGGTACAACGAAGAGCTCCTCAAAGTCACGGAGACGCGGACGAACATCCCCATCGAGGACGTGCTCACGGCCTTTCCCGTGGAGATGAAGGACGAGTTCAAGGACGGGCTCACGACCGTTGTGCCGATCGTGGGCGGCGGCGACCGTCTGGGTACGCTCGTTCTCGCCCGTCTCCACAGGGAATTCACGGAGGACGACCTCGTGCTCGCCGAATACGGGGCGACCGTCGTCGGCACGGAAATCCTGCGCGAGCGCGCCGAGCTTCTGGAACAGGATGCGCGCAACCGCGCCATCGTGCAGATGGCCATCGGTTCCCTCTCGTACAGCGAGCTCGAAGCCGTGGAACACATCTTTGAAGAACTCGGGGGCACGGAGGGGCTCCTCGTGGCGAGCAAGATCGCCGACCGCGTGGGAATTACCCGCTCCGTAATCGTGAACGCCCTGCGCAAGCTGGAAAGCGCCGGTGTGATCGAGTCTCGCTCTCTGGGGATGAAGGGGACATACATCAAGATCTTAAACGACAAGCTCTTGGAGGAGCTCGCCAAGGTTCGGAGCTGA